GGACTACCGACGGATCGTCTCCGCGCTCGAAACGCTAGGCGCGAACGAGACGCTCATCGTCCAATCGGGACGAGCACAGGCGGTGTTTCGCACCCACTCTCACGCCCCACGCGTGCTCATCGCGAACAGCAACCTCGTCCCGCGTTGGAGCACGTGGGACCATTTCAACGCGCTCGAACGCAAGGGCTTGATGATGTACGGTCAGATGACCGCGGGCTCGTGGTGCTACATCGGCAGCCAGGGCATCATCCAGGGCACCTACGAGACCTTGGCCGCGGTGGCTAGACGCCATTTCCGTGGTACGCTCAACGGTCGGATCGTGCTCACAGGGGGGCTAGGCGGGATGGGCGGCGCCCAGCCGCCGGCCGTGAAAATGAACGGTGGCGTCTCGATAACCGTCGAAGTCGACGAGCGGCGCATCAAACGCAGGATGGACAATGGTTTCTGCGACGTGATGGCCACCGAGCCGAAGGAGGCCCTCGCGCTCGCCAAAGCGGCGGCAAGCGAGAAGCGGGCCCTCTCGATAGCGCTTCTTGGAAACTGCGCCGAGACGCACGGTGCACTCCACGGCCTCGGGTTCCGCCCGGACATCGTGACCGACCAGACAAGCGCCCACGATCCGTTGAACGGCTACGTGCCCGCGGGATCGTCCGTTCGGGAGGCGGAGGAGCTGCGCCGGGAAGACCCGCGCAAGTACGTGGAGCGTTCCATGACCTCGATGCGCGATCACTGCAAGGCGATCGTCGCATTCATGGGCGCCGGTTCGGTGGCTTTTGATTACGGAAACAACCTCAGGGCGCAAGCGAAGGAGGCTGGGTTCGCGGACGCGTTCGCTTACCCGGGTTTCGTCTCGGAGTACATCCGGCCCCTGTTTTGCGAGGGCCGGGGGCCATTCCGCTGGATAGCCCTAACGGGCGAGGGGGAGGACATCCACGAGACGGGGCGGATGGTCAAGAAGCTTTTTCCGAAGGACAAGGGCCTACGACGCTGGATCGACCTCGCCGACGCGAACCTCCCTTGGGAAGGTCTTCCGGCCCGCGTCTGTTGGCTGGGCTTTGGCGAGAGGCACAGGTTCGCCTTGAAGGTGAACCAGGCGGTGGCAAGCGGTCGCCTCGGGCCCGTGGCGATGACGCGCGATCACCTCGACAGCGGCAGTGTTGCAAGCCCGTACCGGGAGACGGAGTCCATGCTCGACGGCAGCGACGCCGTCGCGGATTGGCCCATCCTGAATGCGCTTCTCAACACGGCGGCAGGCGCCGACCTCGTGGCCGTCCACAACGGAGGCGGCGTGGGGATCGGCCTCTCGACGCACGCCGGGATGATCGTCGTCGCCGATGGGACGAAGGAGACATCGGAGCGCATCCGGTCGGTGTACGTCGCCGACCCCGGGATGGGCATCGTTCGCCATGCGGATGCCGGGTACAAGACCGCGAAGCGTATCCTGAAGCGGGCCGGGCCGCGCTTAGGGCTACGCTCGCCCAAGTGACGAAAGCGTCGCCGCCTCCCGCGGGCAGTAGGCAGTATTAAGCGTGTTTCTCGCTTAACGCCCCCCGATGCTGCGTCTTGACGGCGAGAGCCTCACCATCGAGTCCGCGATGAAGGCCGTTCGTGGCGGAGAGAAGGTCGGCCTTGAGCGTTCGGCCCTTGCACGCATGAAGGCGTCACGGTCCACCGTCGATTCGCTCGTCGCAGCGGTCCGTAACGGCAAGTCGACACGCGCAATATACGGCATCAACACCGGGTTCGGGGAGCTTGCGACCACCATCGTGCCGTCCGCCGATCTCGACGACGTCCAAGAGAACCTGGTCCGAAGCCACGCGTGCGGCGTCGGGGCGCCTTTCGACGCTGAAGCCGTGCGCGCGATAATGCTTCTACGCGCAAATGCGCTTGCGAAAGGGTACAGCGGCGTGAGGCCCGAAGTCGTCCGCCTCATCGTCGACATGTTGAACGAACGCGTCCACCCGATGATCCCGGAGAAAGGAAGTGTGGGTGCTTCTGGAGACCTCGTGCCGTTAGCGCATCTTGCGCTCACGATGATAGGCGAGGGCGAGGCCACGCGCAAGGGGCGTCAAACGAGCGGCCGCAGGGCCCTCCTCGGCGGCGGCCTTCGACCAGTACGACTCAAGGCCAAGGAAGGGCTCGCGCTCGTCAACGGGACGCAGGCGACGACGGGTGTCGCGCTCATCGCGGTGCACGATGCGTTGAACCTCATCGTCGACGCCCAGATCGCGGCCGGGATGAGCCTCGAAAGCTTGATGGGAAGCGAAATCCCGCTCTCGCAACGTTTCGCCACAGTGCGCCCGCATCCTGGCCATGCGGTCGTCGCCTCGAACCTGCGCAACCTGATCGCGACCTCGGAGATCGTCGAGAGCCACCGTCATTGCGGCCGCGTCCAGGACGCCTATAGCATCCGTTGCATCCCCCAAGTCCTTGGCGCGAGCCTCGACGCATTGACCCACGCGCGTCCCGTTATCGAGCGTGAGATGAACTCGGCCAACGACAACCCGTTGATAATGGAGGGTGACGCGTTCTCGGGCGGCAATTTCCACGCGCAACCGGTGGCGCTGGTGCTCGCGTACGTCGGAGCGGCGGTCGCCGAGATCGCGTCCTTCTCCGAACGACGTACCGCTCGCCTCGTGGACGAGCACCTTTCCGAGCTTCCGGCTTTTCTCGCCGAGCACCCGGGCCTCAACAACGGCCTCATGATCCCCCAGTACGTGGCCGCGAGCCTAGTCTCCGAGAACAAGGGGCTCGCGTGGCCCGCGGTCGTGGATTCCATCCCGACGTCCGCAAACCAGGAGGACCACGTCTCGATGGGGGCGACGGCGGCGCGCAATGCCCTGCAGATAGTGAGGAACACGGAAGCGGTGGTCGCGATCGAGTACATGAGCGCGGCGCAGGCGCTCGACTTCAAGGCACCGTTACGCGCCGGCCGCGGAAGCCGCCTCGCGCACGAGGAGATCCGGCGGCGAGTGTCCCACCTGAAGCGCGACCGTTACCTCAAACCCGACTTGGATAGGCTCATCCTGGCGGTCCGCGCCGGCGAGATACGAGAGGTGGTCACCAGGAAGATCCCGTTGGCGCCCGGTTGAGTCCCTGCAGGGGCCGAGGCCTTTGGGCAAGGCCTCACCCATCACCATGGCGTCGCGGTCAGCCGTCTGTCCCGACGACCACTTTCCCATCCTTCACGACCGTCTCCACCTGGTTCGTTCCGTACCGGTAGCCCAGCCACTCGTGGGAAGGCGCATCGATGACGAGGACGTCGGCGCGTTTGCCCGGTTCGAGGCTTCCCACGTCATCGGCAACACCGCAGGCGTGGGCGGCGTTGATTGTGCTCGCGACGACCGCTTCCGCCGGCGTCATGCGCATCTGGTAGACGGCCAGCGAGATGACGGCCTGCATGCTCTCCGTCCAGGCGTTCGGGGACATGTCGCTTCCCAAGGCCAACGGCACGCCTTTGCCGACCATGTCCAAGGCGTTCGCGTAGGAGCGCATGAAGGAGCAGAAAGGGGTCCCCGGCAAGAGCACGCCGATGACGCCCTCTCGCGCCAAGGCGCGCATGCCGCGGTCGCTCGTCTTGAGCAGGTGATCCGCGCTGACGCAGCTTAGTTCTGCGGCAAGCTCCGCGCCGCCGAACGTGTTTATCTCGTCCGCGTGGATCTTGGCCTGGAGCCCGTGTTCCTTCCCGGCCTTGAGCACGGAGCGCGCGTGGTGGGGAGTGAATATGCCTTTTTCGAGGAAGATGTCGCAGAACTTCGGGACACTCGTTTTGGCCGCGGCGGGTATGGTCTCTTCCACCACCATCGAGACGAACTTGTCCGTGTCCCCTTTGTATTCGGGCGGAACGGCGTGGGCCGCCATCAGTGTCGGGACGATGGTCACGTCATGGGTCGCTTGGAGTCTCGAGATCGCCTCAAGGAGCTTCAGCTCTCCTTTCGTGTCAAGGCAATAACCGGTCTTCACCTCAGCCGTGGTCGTGCCGTTACGTAGCATCCTGTCGAGCCGGGCCTTGGTCTCCTCCACGATCCGCGCCGTCGAGGCTTTGCGTGTGGCCTCCACGGTCGAATGGATCCCGCCGCCCACCGCCAGGATGTCCTCGTACTTCCAGCCCTCGAGCTTCATCTCCAACTCTCGCTCGCGAGAACCCGCAAAGACGGCGTGCGTGTGCGAATCGACGAACCCCGGCATTACGACCTTGCCCGTAGCCCGAATCGTCCGCGTGGCCTTCCACTTGGAGAGTTCGCTCGATTTGCCTACGGCCGCGATGCGGCCGCCCCGAATCGCGACGGCACCTTTCGGGATGCGACCGAGTTCCGAGAGCGCGGGCCCGAAGCGTGGGCCTTTCCGCCCTTTGAGCGTCAGGACCTCGGCGGCGTCGAGTACGAGAAGGTCGGCCTTTTCCATTGGGGTAGGGTTAATACGGGAGCGCTAATTAACTCCTCGCCAATGCCGACGACGGACGCGAAGGGAAGCGAGTTGATCGAGTGCGTGCCCAACTTTTCCGAAGGGCGCCGCCGAGACGTCGTGGACGAGATCCGCCGCGCGATCGCTTCGGTCGCGGGTGTCCGTGTCCTCGATGTCGAGTTGGACGCGGACCACAACCGGTCCGTCGTCACCATCGTCGGCCCCGGCGAGGCGGTGAAAGAGGCGGCGTTCCTCGGTGCCGAGAAGGCGGTGGGACTCATAGACCTTCGAAGCCATGTGGGCGCCCACCCACGGATCGGCGCCGTCGACGTGATACCGTTCATCCCGATCCGAGGCGCGACCCCGGAGCGTTGCGTCGAACTCGCCCGATCGCTCGCGAAGGACATCTGGACGCGACTCCGGGTCCCCGTCTACTATTATGAGGACGCGGCCGTCCGTGCGGACCGTCGCAACCTCGAAGTGATCCGGAAGGGACAATTCGAAGGCCTGCGGGACGCTATCCTCACGGATGGCTCGCGCGCCCCCGACGTCGGCGAACCGCGGCTACACGAATCCGCCGGGGCCGTCGTTATCGGGGCTAGGATGCCACTCATCGCCTACAACGTGAACCTGGACTCGACCGACCTCGAACTCGCAAAGAGGATCGCCAAGACCATCCGGGAGAGTAGCGGCGGCATCCCGAAGCTCAAAGCGATGGGTGTCGACCTCAAGGCGCGTGGGCTAGTCCAGGTCTCGATGAACCTGACGGATTACCGAGTGACTCCGCCGAGCCGTGCCTTCGACGCAGTCCATGATGAAGCGCTGAAGGCGGGGGTCAAGGTCGTCGCCTCGGAGATCGTGGGGCTAGTGCCGGAGGCGTCGCTTCCTCCTAATGCCGTCGAACGGTTGAAGCTTGAGGATTTCACGGCGCACCAGATCCTTGAACGGAGGCTCGAAGAGTGACGAAGACCGCGTTCGAAAGCGAACCGTACAGCACGACACCGGTGGAGGCGTTCCTGGAGGCGCTCGCGTCGCCTTCCCCGACACCCGGCGGAGGAAGCGCTGCGGCGCTTGCCGGTGCCATGGGTTGCTCTCTTGGGGAGATGGCCGCGACGATCGGTTTGGGCAAGGAGTCGTTGAAAGCGTCTTGGCCGGTCCTCGAAGCCGCCCGCATCGCCCTCAACAAGGCCCGTTTCGCTCTCGTCCGGTTGGTCGAGGAGGACTCGCTCGCGTACGAGCGCGTGACCGCCGCTTACAAGTTGCCGAAGTCGAGCCCCGCCGAGGAAGCGACGCGCCGGGCGGCGATACACAAAGCGCTCGAGGGGGCAGCAGAGCCGCCGCTCGCGGTCATCGGCTCTTGCCGGGAAGGCCTTGAGCACCTCGCGACGTGTCTTACAGCAGGCCCACGCTCGACGCGGACGGATGTCCAGACCGGGGTGGCGCTTCTACGCGCTGCGCTCGACGGGGCGCGTTTGAACGCGGAGACGAACATCGTCTCGCTTCCGGAGGGCGCGGCGCAGTCGCGGCTCCGGGAGTCTCTGAACGCCTTGCTTGGGGAGACCACGACCGCGCTTCACCGCTTCGAGTCGTGAACGCGCCGCCCATTTCGCCTACGGGCTTTTTCCTCTGCGTCGCTTCATAGTCCGGGGCCATCCTCCATCATTCTTGCGTGGAAGTCGTCGGGTCCACAGACTCACGGGTTGAGCTTCGCGTAGTAGACGTCGGAGCGGCCGTTTCTCCCATCAGCCCATCCAGCGTGGGCGTAACCTCCGGAGTCGAAGTCCAGCCCCACGTAGTCGCCGATGAAGACGAAGCCCTGTTGATGGTACATGGGCGCCGGGCTGAAGGCACTCGACACCGTGAGCGCCGGCGTCCAGCCCGCGCCCCCGTTGAACGAATCGATGAACCGCGCCGTCACAAGGCCCGGGGCCGCGGTCGTCCCTGCGTCGTTGTAGTAAAGGATGCCCACCGTGCCGTTCGTCGGTGACGTGGCGACGCGCGGCATAACCTGGTGCTGGTTTGCGATCTTGCCCGGTTGCGTCATGGTCCATGTGGCGCCCTGGTCATTCGAGCGGGCCTCCGTCACGTGCCACCGGTTCGTCGCCGTCTCCCAACTGTGCCAAGCGACATGCACGGTGCCCCTGTTCGTTCCGAAGGAATGGTCCACCGCGATCGTGGGGATCGTCGGGGCCCGGTAATTGTACGAGGTCCCGCACGAACCGCACATCTGTGCGACGGGAACCGCGATGTCCTGGGGGACGAACGTGACGCCCTTGTCCGTGCTCACCCAGACCGTGATCATCCAATCGTTGAGAATGTGGTTCAAGTAGATCGTTCCGGGCGGGTATTTGGCGGGTTCGCTCGGCTGCGAGAACGCGCTCACGTACAGGGTGCCGTCTGGTCCGACCGCGGGTTGGGTCAAAGCGCCCCACGCGGCCGGGGGCATTATCGGGTTCGTGACCCACGTCAGGCCTCCGTCGATGGAGCGTGAGATCACTGGAGAGATGACCGCCGAGTTGATGAGGTCCCACGAGACGTAGATGGTGCCGTCCGTCGGATCCACCGCCATCATCTGCTTGTCCTCCCACGCGAGGTCGTCCAATCCCTCGAAGGCCATCGTCGTCAAGGGCCACGTCGCGCCGCCGTCGTAGGATGCCCCAAAGACCATCCCCGCCATCGGCGTCCCGTCCGGTCCAGGTTTTCCGTAGAGGAGTCCGGTGAAGTACAGGTCGCCGCCTGGCTCGAAGAGGAGCACCGGGTCGCTCATACACGGGTAGCCGCTCGCAGCACTCGGGACCGGGTCGGTCGGGTAGCCCGGGAAAAGGGTGTTCGCCCACGTGGCACCGCCATCGACCGTCCGGTAGACGCCGCCCCAGACCGTGTGCGCACCGCAGTAACCGCCGGGCCCGATGACCGATTCGAGGGAGTAGTCCTTCGCCGTGAGGACGATGTTCAGGGCGTTCGTCGGGTTGACCGCGAGGTCCACCTCGTTGGCGGGACCAAGCGTGACCGTCGCAAGTCGGTTGACCCCGGAAACCGATGAGGCGGGGACTGAAGGGCCACTTTCCGCGGCATCCGCCTGCACAACGAGCCCAGGAGACGAACCGGCCCCCGTGAACGCGTAGGCGGGAACGATTGCGATCAAGGCGATTGCGAACGGGACGGCTATCTTCTGCACGATATTGACCTCCCAAGGTCGGTTTCCTGGAGGCACTGCGGGGATGATAGCTTTTCCGGGAAAACGGACGCCCGGAGTGCCGGGCAGGCCCCACGTGGCCGCGTTTCCACCGTCTCTTCACGCCCACGACGCTGGACAATTCACGGAATCTCGTCATCATGAGGGCGACGGGAGCGTTTGGCCTCGCCCGTCCGGCGTGGAATGATCGCCTCCGGGACGCCCGCAAAGTCCTCGTCGAGAGTGAGGACCTCGCCATCCTCTCGGCGCGCGAGGGCCAGAACGTAGGAATCCATCATGCTCCATTTCCGGTTGCCCTCCTGTCTCATCCCATGCCGGATCTCGGCCGCGAATCGGGACAATGGACCAGTCACCGGCTCCACGTGGGCGTAGTCGCCGATCACCGTCACCGCCGAATCGATGTCTGCGCCCATCTTCAACGCGTAGGCCGCCACCTCCGCAACCGCTGTGGCCGGTGTCCAGACGGATTCGGCCGCCTCAAGATGTGCCGTTATTTCGCGAAAAATCGGCGTGTCTCGTCCGTATTCTATCCAGATCGAACTATCGACCACCAGGATCGGCATTAGTAGCGGTCCACTCGGTCTTCCTTCTCCCTCACGAAGGGCGGGCCTCCCTTGAACAGCCCGCGGAGTTCACTCAGGTCGCGCCGTTTGATCACGACCCGAATCTCGTCGCCCTCATGGATGTTTCGGGCATCAAGCTCGGCCTTGGGGAGGATCACGCCGAGGCTCGATCCGATGCGGCGGACCTTGACAGGGAGCGCTTTCTCAACGAGGGAGACGGCCATGAATGTTAGAATGGCAGTTATAATACAAGGAACTTTCGGTGTTTCCCTTGTGCGCGAGCGCGATTTGGGCTCATTTCTTCTACTTCGCCAGCGAATTCCGCCAATCGGTTTGTTCCACGCGACGTCAAGCATCTGACCAACCCTCGTTCAAGAAGGGTTTTATATTGCCAACTCAACGAAAGGCAGCCGTTTGCTGGGCACCAAAGTGACCAAAATCCTTATAAGGGATTTTTGACACTCCAAGCGTGCTGGCCTCTTGGAAACAGGAGGCGGTAAGCGGAGGTAGGAGTAAGATGCAAGTCCGGTCCCTCGTCGCACTGATGGCTGTTGTGATCCTGGTCGTTTCCCCCATGCTGCCCGCTGCAAGCGCGCAGGTGGAAGAGGAGGATCAGGCGAAGTACCAGACGAAGCAGATCACGTTCTATGCCCACGCCATGCTCTTTGGTTCGGGGAACCCAAACCCCGGGAACACAATGTACCCCTGGGGCGAGGATGATACGAGTATCGGGAGCGGGGGTGGCGACTGCGCACCTGCCGCCTTGGGCCCGGCTGGCGGGCAATCCGTCGGTTTGCTGGTAGCTCAGGTTTCGACGCAACCCTGCGACCAATCCGCGAGCAACCTGATGTACGTCTATTCAACGGCTGGTCCTGTCCAGAGTGAAAAAATCAACGAGGGCATCAGTACTCAAAACCCTGATTACACGGCATTCCACAACGAGCGTGGTCAAACGAAAGACATTCTCTTCGACACTTCAAAAGACATCACGGCAAGGTTCTACATGTCCGGCGATGGCCACAGTTGGGCCGGTACTGTGGCGTCACCTACGCCAGGGGTGCCGGCGCCTACGCCGCGCTGGAACTGGGATCCCGGGTATGAACCGGGTTGGCAGATTGAAGCCACTCTCATGGCGATGAGTCTCGGTGAATATCAAGGACAGGCGAGCGAAGCCCCCACTATTCACCCGAAGGTCGTGGCCAAGGAATACGTGGAAGTGGCCAAAGGGATCACGCAACCCATGGACATGGTCTCCCTCGATGAATCCCTCGGGGGCACCTACAAGACGGTCTATGAATTCAACATCAACCTTGGAAAACCAAAGGTGGACCGCATCAAGAAGACGGACGACTGGGTCATGCGGTTCCGGTGGTGGAGCAACACCGGCGGGAATACTTACATTGCGAACGGCATCAATCCGAACATCAACAACGGCGAGTTCTATCCCGCCGGGTTCACCATCCCCGTGAAGGATGCCTTCGACGTCGAACTCGTCTATCCCCGCTTCGTCTACGACAAGCTCGTCGTGTTGGGTCTCATGAACACGCCTTGGGGAAGCTACGACATGGACGGCGATTCCGTGGACATTTCGTTCACGAACCTGAAAGACAACATGCCGGCCGATGTCCAGACGCTCTCGAAGACCGCCGATTTCTCCGTCGCGCATGGCGGGCACTTCAAGCCGATCAACGTCACATGGGTCTGGGACTACCAGGCCGACAAGGCACGGGCCGGCGACTACAAGGTCACGGTCTCCGCGTGCAACTACCAGCACTCCGCGTGCAGCAGCACGTCCGCGAAATTCACGATCCTCGAAGGCGGCCTCCCTGGCTCGACCGAAGTGGGTCGTAGCGGCCAGGCGAGTTTCACCGAAGCACAGATCGACCAGTCGACCGGGGCGGCGGGCGGCGACAAGTCATCGGAATCGGACTCCAACGCCGGGCCCGGCGAGTTAGTGCAGCCGGGTCTCTGGCTTTCGATGATGGGCCTCGCTTTCGTCGGACGGAGGCGGGCGCTTTGAAGTCGCGCCGCGCAGTCGTCGTCGGGGTGCTCGCGGTCTTCCTCGTAGGAACGCTATCCGGATGCCTTGGCGGGCCACCGAGCCAGGAAGTCCAGAAACAGGCCGACATCCCAAAGGAACTGAACCAGCGTGAAGTCCAGAAGAAATTCGAAGAACTCGCCGCGAAGATCCCGAGCAATTTCTCCTTCCCGCTCCAGAAGCTCAACACGCACAAACGCACTTACATCAACGGGACGATTGACACGTCCGCGATGTCGGCGGTCGCCGGCACGGAAAGCAGTGGCACGGACGTGAACCGTCTATACATTTGGAAAGACATCAAGGACCTGATCCCCGACGGTCAACCCGTGGAGATAACCGCGGGCCTTGCATGGCAAGGCGACCCCGGGAAGTCCGCCACACTGCATCTTGCGATAGAGGTCCCTGGGACCAAAGTCGACCGCGACTACAACAAGTCGAACCCTGGAGACTGGGATTGGAACCTCGTCGTGAAGAAGCTCGTCGTCGACACCGTCGGGGCCGCGGGCCAGAACCACAGGATCGGCGTCAAGGTTGAGAACGCGAAGATTCTTCCCGGTCAGACGTTGCAGTACTCGATACGCCTGGAAATGAAGTACCAACCGAACGTCCTCACGCCGTACTACCTCTACGCACTGGATGTGCCCCAAGGCGCTTCGTCGCTTCTCTTCCACTCGGTCAAAGCCGGTGGTCCCGAGCACATCAAGGCCGAATTCGTCGTCCTGGATCCGGAAGACAACCTGGTGTATTACACGAAGTACGACGACATCAACATCCCGACGGAAACAGTGCTCGTGCCTATCAAAAAGCCTGGCGAGTACCTGTTCTACGCCTATTACATGCAAGGCGGTTTCCTTGAGGTAAAGGCCGACGTGCCGGTCCCGAACAACATCGCTCGCGCGATCGTCCCGAAGTGGGAGAAGACGATGGTGTTCGACGGTTCGCCCAAGCCCGGAATGGCGCCGCACAAGTTCGGCGCAGACGGCGGAACCATCGACAACCCCGTCGTCCAAGAAGGCGACAAGCGCGTCTTCTCGCTCAAGTCATTCCCGCTCGACGTCGTGGGTTACGCCAGCAAGGAAGGCACGTTCGCCGGGGACGTCTACATCAAGATGTCCACGTCGAAGGGCCTCGTCTACGAGTACTACCGCACGCTTCGCTACGACGCGTCGGAGGAAACGAGCATCGGCTTCTCCGAGGACTACTACGACCCCACCGGGCCCTACTGCGATGCCTGCTTCATCCACATGGTGAAGGAGAACATCATCAAGGGTGACTACACGATGTCGGTCGTCGTCGACGGTTTCAACGGCGAGATCGGCTACATGGCGTTGAACTACAAGCGGTGACCGATGGGACGACTCCAGTTCCCGGCGAGAATCGCGGTGAAGTGATAGCGTGAGGTGGTAGTCCTGAAGGGAAGCCCCCGTTTCCCGTTTTTCGTCCTTTCCCTCTTCCTTGCCATGGCGCTCTCCGGTTGCGTCGGGCCCCCGGACCTGGCAGACGTCGTGTTCAAGACGCGGGACGATACGGCCGGTGGCGATGGGAGCGATGGAAACGCCACCGGGGACAACGATACGCGCGAGCCAAAGGCACCGGTGGCGCGCATGAGGATCGCCGACGAGAAGAACCAGGTCATCTTCGAGAGCAAGTTCGACGCCGGCGACGACGTCGTGAAAGGCGACAAGGGGACGGTGCGCGCGGGAACGAACGTCACGTTCAACGCGGGCGATTCGGACGGCCGTTCGAGCGACATCATATCCTACTTCTGGGACTTCGGCGACGGAAGCCGCGGCAACGGCAAGCAGGTCGTCAGGTTCTTCGAGGTCGCAGGCGGCGTCTTCAAAGTGAAGCTCAAGGTCACGAACCTCGACGGCCTCTCCGACGACCAGATCGTGAGGCTGCCAGTCATTCCGTACAAGTTCCCCGAAGATAATGAGACCGTGATGGGGAGCATCAGGGTGGCCGGACCCCAGACCTTCAACGGACAAAACTACAAGTCAGACCAAGGAAACGGCGTGTACTTCCACGTGATCGACGTCGACATCAAACCGGACGACATCGACGGCGAGCTTCGCCTCCAATGGCTGAACATAACGCTACGGGCCGTCTCTGATCTCGACAGCAACGAAACGTCGGCCGGCCAGCAGCCCGGAAGGTTAAACGATTTCGACATCTACCTGTATAACGACACCGGGGTCGAGGTGAGCGGGCACCAAAACCAGCAAGTGGAGCTTCCCAAAGAAAACAATGCGAACTTCACGCCCGAGGAAAAAATCGTCATGCAACTCGGGCCGACCAATCCTCTGCCGCCGGGGAAGTACGCGCTCGTGGTCCACCTCGTGCATGGCGCCGAAGCCAAGTACGAATGCTGGATCTACCGCAAGTACAAACTAGTGAACCCGCAGGTCAACGCGATATTGGGCATCAACGAGTGATCGTCCGGTTCAATCCGGGGCCGCGGTCATTTCGCCACGGATCGGGGTTCTTTCCGGGCGCGCTTTTTTCGCGTCAGCGAAAAAAGGGTGCCGCGGCCACGCTCGCGGTCCGGGCCTACCTTTTCTTCGTGCCGCCTTTCGCCTTCTCGAGTTTCGCGAGGGTGCTTGCGTAAAGCAACGGGAAGATCACCGTGGCGTCCCCGTCGATCGTCACGTGCCTCGCTTTCTCGCGCAGTTTCCCCCATGAGATCGCCTCCTTGAGGCGCGCTCCCGAGAGCGACCCGTCATGCTCCACGGCGGTCGTCACGTAAACGGCGTATTCGAGCCCGCCCACGAACTGGGCCCACCAGATCGTGTGGTGCTTGCTGATGCCACCCCCGAGCATGACCGCACCCAGGCGTTTCTTCTCGTGGACGAGAGCGTCGAGCGCGTCCTCGTCGGCGAGAATGTCGACCCTGAACGAGCGGTTCATCTGCCGGTGGAGCCACAGTTGGCTGCCGAAGGCACCGTCCGTGATCCCCGGCACGAATACGGGGATGCCGTTTCTTGCGGCCCAATAGAGAAGCGACTCCTTGGCGCGCTTCTCCGAAGCGATCTCGGTGCCGACGCGACGGATGAGCTCGACTCCAGACCATTCGTTCTTCTCGGCGTGGAGCGTCTTGAGAAGAGGCCGGAGTCTTTCTTCGAGGACTATGCCATAGCTTTCGTTCGGCACGAGCACGCTTCCGAGCCGGTTGATGCCTTGCCTGTGAAGCGTCGCGTCATCGAGGGCGAAATCGCCTTGGTAGTAGTGTGAAAAGAGCCGGGCGAGATCGTGGTCTAGCGTCCCGCAGGTCGTGATGACACCGTCGACGAGCTTCCGACGGACGATGTCCGTGAGGACGCCCCGGACGCCCGTCGCCATGAGGGCGGCTGGAAACGATAGGAGGACGCCCGCGTCATCATCCTTCACCATCCGAGCGAAGATATCGGCGCCGACCGCGATCTCCTTTGCAGAGAAGCCTCCGCCTTCGAACATGAGGTCGACGAGCGCGGAAGCGGACGTGTCGGCGTCCACGGCCATGTCCTTGACGGACGGGGGGAGTCTTCCTCTTCGCGGCAATCTGGACCCTCTATTCCTTGAGCTTTCCGAGGGCCTCGCGCATCCTGTCGAGGCCTTTCCGTAGGTTTTCCTGGCTGTTCGCGTAACTGATGCGGAGGTGGTG
The sequence above is drawn from the Euryarchaeota archaeon genome and encodes:
- a CDS encoding exo-alpha-sialidase, whose translation is MQKIAVPFAIALIAIVPAYAFTGAGSSPGLVVQADAAESGPSVPASSVSGVNRLATVTLGPANEVDLAVNPTNALNIVLTAKDYSLESVIGPGGYCGAHTVWGGVYRTVDGGATWANTLFPGYPTDPVPSAASGYPCMSDPVLLFEPGGDLYFTGLLYGKPGPDGTPMAGMVFGASYDGGATWPLTTMAFEGLDDLAWEDKQMMAVDPTDGTIYVSWDLINSAVISPVISRSIDGGLTWVTNPIMPPAAWGALTQPAVGPDGTLYVSAFSQPSEPAKYPPGTIYLNHILNDWMITVWVSTDKGVTFVPQDIAVPVAQMCGSCGTSYNYRAPTIPTIAVDHSFGTNRGTVHVAWHSWETATNRWHVTEARSNDQGATWTMTQPGKIANQHQVMPRVATSPTNGTVGILYYNDAGTTAAPGLVTARFIDSFNGGAGWTPALTVSSAFSPAPMYHQQGFVFIGDYVGLDFDSGGYAHAGWADGRNGRSDVYYAKLNP
- a CDS encoding PIN domain-containing protein, yielding MPILVVDSSIWIEYGRDTPIFREITAHLEAAESVWTPATAVAEVAAYALKMGADIDSAVTVIGDYAHVEPVTGPLSRFAAEIRHGMRQEGNRKWSMMDSYVLALARREDGEVLTLDEDFAGVPEAIIPRRTGEAKRSRRPHDDEIP
- a CDS encoding PKD domain-containing protein is translated as MALSGCVGPPDLADVVFKTRDDTAGGDGSDGNATGDNDTREPKAPVARMRIADEKNQVIFESKFDAGDDVVKGDKGTVRAGTNVTFNAGDSDGRSSDIISYFWDFGDGSRGNGKQVVRFFEVAGGVFKVKLKVTNLDGLSDDQIVRLPVIPYKFPEDNETVMGSIRVAGPQTFNGQNYKSDQGNGVYFHVIDVDIKPDDIDGELRLQWLNITLRAVSDLDSNETSAGQQPGRLNDFDIYLYNDTGVEVSGHQNQQVELPKENNANFTPEEKIVMQLGPTNPLPPGKYALVVHLVHGAEAKYECWIYRKYKLVNPQVNAILGINE
- a CDS encoding deoxyhypusine synthase; translation: MAVDADTSASALVDLMFEGGGFSAKEIAVGADIFARMVKDDDAGVLLSFPAALMATGVRGVLTDIVRRKLVDGVITTCGTLDHDLARLFSHYYQGDFALDDATLHRQGINRLGSVLVPNESYGIVLEERLRPLLKTLHAEKNEWSGVELIRRVGTEIASEKRAKESLLYWAARNGIPVFVPGITDGAFGSQLWLHRQMNRSFRVDILADEDALDALVHEKKRLGAVMLGGGISKHHTIWWAQFVGGLEYAVYVTTAVEHDGSLSGARLKEAISWGKLREKARHVTIDGDATVIFPLLYASTLAKLEKAKGGTKKR